One window from the genome of Pyxicephalus adspersus chromosome 6, UCB_Pads_2.0, whole genome shotgun sequence encodes:
- the SMURF2 gene encoding E3 ubiquitin-protein ligase SMURF2 isoform X3: MSNPGSRRNGPVKLRLTVLCAKNLVKKDFFTGLPDPFAKVVVDGSGQCHSTDTVKNTLDPKWNQHYDLYIGKSDSITISVWNHKKIHKKQGAGFLGCVRLLSNAINRLKDTGYQRLDLCKLGPNDNDTVRGQIVVSLQSRDRIGTGGQVVDCSRLFDNDLPDGWEERRTASGRIQYLNHITRTTQWERPTRPASEYSSPGRPLSCFVDENTPITGTNGATSGQSSDPRITERRVRSQRHRNYMSRTHLHTPPDLPEGYEQRTTQQGQVYFLHTQTGVSTWHDPRVPRDLSNINCEELGPLPPGWEIRNTATGRVYFVDHNNRTTQFTDPRLSANLHLVLNRQNQLKDQQQQQQQQQQQPPPPPQVVSLCQLPDDVDCLTVPRYKRDLVQKLKILRQELSQQQPQAGHCRIEVSREEIFEESYRQVMKMRPKDLWKRLMIKFRGEEGLDYGGVAREWLYLLSHEMLNPYYGLFQYSRDDIYTLQINPDSAVNPEHLSYFHFVGRIMGMAVFHGHYIDGGFTLPFYKQLLGKPITLDDMESVDPDLHNSLVWILENDITAVLDHTFCVEHSAYGELIQHELKPNGKTIPVTEETKKEYVRLYVNWRFLRGIEAQFLALQKGFNEVIPQHLLKAFDEKELELIICGLGKIDVNDWKSNTRLKHCTPDSNIVKWFWKAVESFDEERRARLLQFVTGSSRVPLQGFKALQGAAGPRLFTIHQIDANTNNLPKAHTCFNRIDIPPYETYDKLYEKLLTAIEETCGFAVE, encoded by the exons ATGTCTAACCCTGGATCCCGCAGGAACGGGCCCGTCAAGCTACGACTTACCG TGCTGTGTGCAAAGAATCTGGTGAAGAAGGATTTTTTCA CAGGACTCCCGGATCCCTTTGCCAAGGTGGTAGTGGACGGGTCGGGGCAATGTCACTCTACGGACACGGTGAAGAACACTTTGGACCCCAAGTGGAACCAACATTATGACCT ATATATCGGGAAGTCAGACTCAATCACCATCAGTGTATGGAACCACAAAAAGATCCACAAGAAGCAGGGTGCCGGCTTCCTGGGCTGCGTGCGGCTCCTATCTAATGCCATTAACCGGCTCAAAGATACGGGAT ATCAGCGGCTGGATTTATGCAAGCTTGGCCCTAATGACAATGACACCGTTCGGGGGCAGATAGTAG TCAGCCTCCAGTCCCGAGATCGGATCGGCACCGGTGGCCAAGTAGTGGACTGCAGTCGTCTGTTTGACAATGATTTACCTGATGG CTGGGAGGAAAGACGGACCGCCTCGGGGCGTATCCAGTACTTAAACCACATCACCCGGACCACCCAGTGGGAGCGCCCAACCCG GCCGGCATCGGAGTACTCCAGTCCTGGGAGGCCTCTGAGCTGTTTTGTAGATGAGAACACGCCAATCACAGGGACCAATGGAGCCACCAGTGGCCAGAGCTCTGACCCACGAATCACGGAAAGGAGAGTGCGGTCACAAAGACACAGGAATTATATGAGCAGAACACATTTACACACCCCGCCTGACCTACCTGAGGGATATG AGCAGAGGACCACGCAGCAGGGTCAGGTGTACTTCCTACACACACAGACAGGTGTCAGCACATGGCACGACCCCCGGGTGCCCAG GGATCTTAGCAACATCAACTGTGAGGAGTTGGGCCCCCTCCCGCCAGGCTGGGAGATCAGGAACACAGCCACGGGCCGAGTTTACTTCGTAGATCACAACAATCGCACCACACAATTCACTGACCCTCGGCTATCCGCCAATCTTCACCTCGTATTAAA CCGCCAGAACCAGCTAAAAgaccaacaacaacaacagcagcaacaacaacaacaacctcCGCCGCCGCCTCAGGTGGTATCCTTGTGTCAGCTTCCTGATGATGTGGACTGTCTGACCGTCCCGCGTTACAAGAGAGATCTGGTGCAGAAACTAAAGATCCTCAGACAAGAGCTGTCCCAGCAGCAACCTCAGGCCGGACATTGCCGCATCGAGGTGTCACGGGAAGAGATCTTTGAG GAGTCCTACAGGCAGGTGATGAAGATGAGGCCGAAAGACCTTTGGAAGAGACTTATGATCAAATTTCGAGGAGAGGAAGGCCTGGACTATGGTGGTGTGGCCAG AGAGTGGCTTTACCTGTTGTCTCATGAGATGCTGAATCCATACTATGGCCTCTTCCAGTATTCCCGGGATGACATCTACACACTACAGATCAATCCAGATTCTGCCGTTAATCCG GAACATCTCTCCTATTTCCACTTTGTGGGGCGAATTATGGGCATGGCAGTATTTCATGGGCACTACATTGATGGAGGCTTCACGTTACCATTTTATAAGCAGCTGCTTGGGAAACCCATCACATTAGATGACATGGAGTCTGTAGACCCTGACCTGCACAACAGCCTGGTCTGGATCCT agagaATGACATCACGGCAGTGTTGGATCACACATTCTGCGTAGAACACAGCGCCTACGGTGAACTCATTCAACATGAACTTAAACCCAACGGGAAGACCATCCCAGTGACCGAAGAAACCAAAAAGGAATACGTCAG ATTGTATGTGAACTGGCGGTTCCTGCGGGGGATCGAGGCGCAGTTCCTGGCTCTGCAGAAAGGATTTAATGAAGTTATCCCGCAGCACCTACTGAAGGCGTTTGATGAGAAGGAGCTGGAG CTGATCATATGTGGTCTGGGGAAGATCGACGTGAACGACTGGAAGTCCAACACCAGATTAAAACACTGCACACCGGACAGCAACATTGTGAAATGGTTCTGGAAGGCGGTGGAGTCGTTTGATGAGGAAAGGAGAGCGCGGCTGCTGCAGTTCGTCACCGGATCGTCTCGCGTCCCTCTGCAAGGCTTCAAAGCATTACAAG GTGCAGCCGGCCCTCGGCTCTTCACAATCCATCAGATCGATGCAAACACCAACAACCTGCCCAAGGCTCATACATG CTTCAACCGCATCGACATCCCGCCCTATGAGACCTACGATAAGCTCTACGAGAAGCTTCTCACAGCCATAGAAGAGACTTGCGGCTTCGCCGTGGAATGA
- the SMURF2 gene encoding E3 ubiquitin-protein ligase SMURF2 isoform X1, with amino-acid sequence MSNPGSRRNGPVKLRLTVLCAKNLVKKDFFTGLPDPFAKVVVDGSGQCHSTDTVKNTLDPKWNQHYDLYIGKSDSITISVWNHKKIHKKQGAGFLGCVRLLSNAINRLKDTGYQRLDLCKLGPNDNDTVRGQIVVSLQSRDRIGTGGQVVDCSRLFDNDLPDGPGLGFLEIALTALSLPCLDRSWEERRTASGRIQYLNHITRTTQWERPTRPASEYSSPGRPLSCFVDENTPITGTNGATSGQSSDPRITERRVRSQRHRNYMSRTHLHTPPDLPEGYEQRTTQQGQVYFLHTQTGVSTWHDPRVPRDLSNINCEELGPLPPGWEIRNTATGRVYFVDHNNRTTQFTDPRLSANLHLVLNRQNQLKDQQQQQQQQQQQPPPPPQVVSLCQLPDDVDCLTVPRYKRDLVQKLKILRQELSQQQPQAGHCRIEVSREEIFEESYRQVMKMRPKDLWKRLMIKFRGEEGLDYGGVAREWLYLLSHEMLNPYYGLFQYSRDDIYTLQINPDSAVNPEHLSYFHFVGRIMGMAVFHGHYIDGGFTLPFYKQLLGKPITLDDMESVDPDLHNSLVWILENDITAVLDHTFCVEHSAYGELIQHELKPNGKTIPVTEETKKEYVRLYVNWRFLRGIEAQFLALQKGFNEVIPQHLLKAFDEKELELIICGLGKIDVNDWKSNTRLKHCTPDSNIVKWFWKAVESFDEERRARLLQFVTGSSRVPLQGFKALQGAAGPRLFTIHQIDANTNNLPKAHTCFNRIDIPPYETYDKLYEKLLTAIEETCGFAVE; translated from the exons ATGTCTAACCCTGGATCCCGCAGGAACGGGCCCGTCAAGCTACGACTTACCG TGCTGTGTGCAAAGAATCTGGTGAAGAAGGATTTTTTCA CAGGACTCCCGGATCCCTTTGCCAAGGTGGTAGTGGACGGGTCGGGGCAATGTCACTCTACGGACACGGTGAAGAACACTTTGGACCCCAAGTGGAACCAACATTATGACCT ATATATCGGGAAGTCAGACTCAATCACCATCAGTGTATGGAACCACAAAAAGATCCACAAGAAGCAGGGTGCCGGCTTCCTGGGCTGCGTGCGGCTCCTATCTAATGCCATTAACCGGCTCAAAGATACGGGAT ATCAGCGGCTGGATTTATGCAAGCTTGGCCCTAATGACAATGACACCGTTCGGGGGCAGATAGTAG TCAGCCTCCAGTCCCGAGATCGGATCGGCACCGGTGGCCAAGTAGTGGACTGCAGTCGTCTGTTTGACAATGATTTACCTGATGG GCCCGGCCTGGGTTTCCTGGAAATAGCACTCACTGCTTTATCTCTCCCGTGTCTGGATCGTAGCTGGGAGGAAAGACGGACCGCCTCGGGGCGTATCCAGTACTTAAACCACATCACCCGGACCACCCAGTGGGAGCGCCCAACCCG GCCGGCATCGGAGTACTCCAGTCCTGGGAGGCCTCTGAGCTGTTTTGTAGATGAGAACACGCCAATCACAGGGACCAATGGAGCCACCAGTGGCCAGAGCTCTGACCCACGAATCACGGAAAGGAGAGTGCGGTCACAAAGACACAGGAATTATATGAGCAGAACACATTTACACACCCCGCCTGACCTACCTGAGGGATATG AGCAGAGGACCACGCAGCAGGGTCAGGTGTACTTCCTACACACACAGACAGGTGTCAGCACATGGCACGACCCCCGGGTGCCCAG GGATCTTAGCAACATCAACTGTGAGGAGTTGGGCCCCCTCCCGCCAGGCTGGGAGATCAGGAACACAGCCACGGGCCGAGTTTACTTCGTAGATCACAACAATCGCACCACACAATTCACTGACCCTCGGCTATCCGCCAATCTTCACCTCGTATTAAA CCGCCAGAACCAGCTAAAAgaccaacaacaacaacagcagcaacaacaacaacaacctcCGCCGCCGCCTCAGGTGGTATCCTTGTGTCAGCTTCCTGATGATGTGGACTGTCTGACCGTCCCGCGTTACAAGAGAGATCTGGTGCAGAAACTAAAGATCCTCAGACAAGAGCTGTCCCAGCAGCAACCTCAGGCCGGACATTGCCGCATCGAGGTGTCACGGGAAGAGATCTTTGAG GAGTCCTACAGGCAGGTGATGAAGATGAGGCCGAAAGACCTTTGGAAGAGACTTATGATCAAATTTCGAGGAGAGGAAGGCCTGGACTATGGTGGTGTGGCCAG AGAGTGGCTTTACCTGTTGTCTCATGAGATGCTGAATCCATACTATGGCCTCTTCCAGTATTCCCGGGATGACATCTACACACTACAGATCAATCCAGATTCTGCCGTTAATCCG GAACATCTCTCCTATTTCCACTTTGTGGGGCGAATTATGGGCATGGCAGTATTTCATGGGCACTACATTGATGGAGGCTTCACGTTACCATTTTATAAGCAGCTGCTTGGGAAACCCATCACATTAGATGACATGGAGTCTGTAGACCCTGACCTGCACAACAGCCTGGTCTGGATCCT agagaATGACATCACGGCAGTGTTGGATCACACATTCTGCGTAGAACACAGCGCCTACGGTGAACTCATTCAACATGAACTTAAACCCAACGGGAAGACCATCCCAGTGACCGAAGAAACCAAAAAGGAATACGTCAG ATTGTATGTGAACTGGCGGTTCCTGCGGGGGATCGAGGCGCAGTTCCTGGCTCTGCAGAAAGGATTTAATGAAGTTATCCCGCAGCACCTACTGAAGGCGTTTGATGAGAAGGAGCTGGAG CTGATCATATGTGGTCTGGGGAAGATCGACGTGAACGACTGGAAGTCCAACACCAGATTAAAACACTGCACACCGGACAGCAACATTGTGAAATGGTTCTGGAAGGCGGTGGAGTCGTTTGATGAGGAAAGGAGAGCGCGGCTGCTGCAGTTCGTCACCGGATCGTCTCGCGTCCCTCTGCAAGGCTTCAAAGCATTACAAG GTGCAGCCGGCCCTCGGCTCTTCACAATCCATCAGATCGATGCAAACACCAACAACCTGCCCAAGGCTCATACATG CTTCAACCGCATCGACATCCCGCCCTATGAGACCTACGATAAGCTCTACGAGAAGCTTCTCACAGCCATAGAAGAGACTTGCGGCTTCGCCGTGGAATGA
- the SMURF2 gene encoding E3 ubiquitin-protein ligase SMURF2 isoform X2, translated as MSNPGSRRNGPVKLRLTVLCAKNLVKKDFFRLPDPFAKVVVDGSGQCHSTDTVKNTLDPKWNQHYDLYIGKSDSITISVWNHKKIHKKQGAGFLGCVRLLSNAINRLKDTGYQRLDLCKLGPNDNDTVRGQIVVSLQSRDRIGTGGQVVDCSRLFDNDLPDGPGLGFLEIALTALSLPCLDRSWEERRTASGRIQYLNHITRTTQWERPTRPASEYSSPGRPLSCFVDENTPITGTNGATSGQSSDPRITERRVRSQRHRNYMSRTHLHTPPDLPEGYEQRTTQQGQVYFLHTQTGVSTWHDPRVPRDLSNINCEELGPLPPGWEIRNTATGRVYFVDHNNRTTQFTDPRLSANLHLVLNRQNQLKDQQQQQQQQQQQPPPPPQVVSLCQLPDDVDCLTVPRYKRDLVQKLKILRQELSQQQPQAGHCRIEVSREEIFEESYRQVMKMRPKDLWKRLMIKFRGEEGLDYGGVAREWLYLLSHEMLNPYYGLFQYSRDDIYTLQINPDSAVNPEHLSYFHFVGRIMGMAVFHGHYIDGGFTLPFYKQLLGKPITLDDMESVDPDLHNSLVWILENDITAVLDHTFCVEHSAYGELIQHELKPNGKTIPVTEETKKEYVRLYVNWRFLRGIEAQFLALQKGFNEVIPQHLLKAFDEKELELIICGLGKIDVNDWKSNTRLKHCTPDSNIVKWFWKAVESFDEERRARLLQFVTGSSRVPLQGFKALQGAAGPRLFTIHQIDANTNNLPKAHTCFNRIDIPPYETYDKLYEKLLTAIEETCGFAVE; from the exons ATGTCTAACCCTGGATCCCGCAGGAACGGGCCCGTCAAGCTACGACTTACCG TGCTGTGTGCAAAGAATCTGGTGAAGAAGGATTTTTTCA GACTCCCGGATCCCTTTGCCAAGGTGGTAGTGGACGGGTCGGGGCAATGTCACTCTACGGACACGGTGAAGAACACTTTGGACCCCAAGTGGAACCAACATTATGACCT ATATATCGGGAAGTCAGACTCAATCACCATCAGTGTATGGAACCACAAAAAGATCCACAAGAAGCAGGGTGCCGGCTTCCTGGGCTGCGTGCGGCTCCTATCTAATGCCATTAACCGGCTCAAAGATACGGGAT ATCAGCGGCTGGATTTATGCAAGCTTGGCCCTAATGACAATGACACCGTTCGGGGGCAGATAGTAG TCAGCCTCCAGTCCCGAGATCGGATCGGCACCGGTGGCCAAGTAGTGGACTGCAGTCGTCTGTTTGACAATGATTTACCTGATGG GCCCGGCCTGGGTTTCCTGGAAATAGCACTCACTGCTTTATCTCTCCCGTGTCTGGATCGTAGCTGGGAGGAAAGACGGACCGCCTCGGGGCGTATCCAGTACTTAAACCACATCACCCGGACCACCCAGTGGGAGCGCCCAACCCG GCCGGCATCGGAGTACTCCAGTCCTGGGAGGCCTCTGAGCTGTTTTGTAGATGAGAACACGCCAATCACAGGGACCAATGGAGCCACCAGTGGCCAGAGCTCTGACCCACGAATCACGGAAAGGAGAGTGCGGTCACAAAGACACAGGAATTATATGAGCAGAACACATTTACACACCCCGCCTGACCTACCTGAGGGATATG AGCAGAGGACCACGCAGCAGGGTCAGGTGTACTTCCTACACACACAGACAGGTGTCAGCACATGGCACGACCCCCGGGTGCCCAG GGATCTTAGCAACATCAACTGTGAGGAGTTGGGCCCCCTCCCGCCAGGCTGGGAGATCAGGAACACAGCCACGGGCCGAGTTTACTTCGTAGATCACAACAATCGCACCACACAATTCACTGACCCTCGGCTATCCGCCAATCTTCACCTCGTATTAAA CCGCCAGAACCAGCTAAAAgaccaacaacaacaacagcagcaacaacaacaacaacctcCGCCGCCGCCTCAGGTGGTATCCTTGTGTCAGCTTCCTGATGATGTGGACTGTCTGACCGTCCCGCGTTACAAGAGAGATCTGGTGCAGAAACTAAAGATCCTCAGACAAGAGCTGTCCCAGCAGCAACCTCAGGCCGGACATTGCCGCATCGAGGTGTCACGGGAAGAGATCTTTGAG GAGTCCTACAGGCAGGTGATGAAGATGAGGCCGAAAGACCTTTGGAAGAGACTTATGATCAAATTTCGAGGAGAGGAAGGCCTGGACTATGGTGGTGTGGCCAG AGAGTGGCTTTACCTGTTGTCTCATGAGATGCTGAATCCATACTATGGCCTCTTCCAGTATTCCCGGGATGACATCTACACACTACAGATCAATCCAGATTCTGCCGTTAATCCG GAACATCTCTCCTATTTCCACTTTGTGGGGCGAATTATGGGCATGGCAGTATTTCATGGGCACTACATTGATGGAGGCTTCACGTTACCATTTTATAAGCAGCTGCTTGGGAAACCCATCACATTAGATGACATGGAGTCTGTAGACCCTGACCTGCACAACAGCCTGGTCTGGATCCT agagaATGACATCACGGCAGTGTTGGATCACACATTCTGCGTAGAACACAGCGCCTACGGTGAACTCATTCAACATGAACTTAAACCCAACGGGAAGACCATCCCAGTGACCGAAGAAACCAAAAAGGAATACGTCAG ATTGTATGTGAACTGGCGGTTCCTGCGGGGGATCGAGGCGCAGTTCCTGGCTCTGCAGAAAGGATTTAATGAAGTTATCCCGCAGCACCTACTGAAGGCGTTTGATGAGAAGGAGCTGGAG CTGATCATATGTGGTCTGGGGAAGATCGACGTGAACGACTGGAAGTCCAACACCAGATTAAAACACTGCACACCGGACAGCAACATTGTGAAATGGTTCTGGAAGGCGGTGGAGTCGTTTGATGAGGAAAGGAGAGCGCGGCTGCTGCAGTTCGTCACCGGATCGTCTCGCGTCCCTCTGCAAGGCTTCAAAGCATTACAAG GTGCAGCCGGCCCTCGGCTCTTCACAATCCATCAGATCGATGCAAACACCAACAACCTGCCCAAGGCTCATACATG CTTCAACCGCATCGACATCCCGCCCTATGAGACCTACGATAAGCTCTACGAGAAGCTTCTCACAGCCATAGAAGAGACTTGCGGCTTCGCCGTGGAATGA
- the SMURF2 gene encoding E3 ubiquitin-protein ligase SMURF2 isoform X4 encodes MSNPGSRRNGPVKLRLTVLCAKNLVKKDFFRLPDPFAKVVVDGSGQCHSTDTVKNTLDPKWNQHYDLYIGKSDSITISVWNHKKIHKKQGAGFLGCVRLLSNAINRLKDTGYQRLDLCKLGPNDNDTVRGQIVVSLQSRDRIGTGGQVVDCSRLFDNDLPDGWEERRTASGRIQYLNHITRTTQWERPTRPASEYSSPGRPLSCFVDENTPITGTNGATSGQSSDPRITERRVRSQRHRNYMSRTHLHTPPDLPEGYEQRTTQQGQVYFLHTQTGVSTWHDPRVPRDLSNINCEELGPLPPGWEIRNTATGRVYFVDHNNRTTQFTDPRLSANLHLVLNRQNQLKDQQQQQQQQQQQPPPPPQVVSLCQLPDDVDCLTVPRYKRDLVQKLKILRQELSQQQPQAGHCRIEVSREEIFEESYRQVMKMRPKDLWKRLMIKFRGEEGLDYGGVAREWLYLLSHEMLNPYYGLFQYSRDDIYTLQINPDSAVNPEHLSYFHFVGRIMGMAVFHGHYIDGGFTLPFYKQLLGKPITLDDMESVDPDLHNSLVWILENDITAVLDHTFCVEHSAYGELIQHELKPNGKTIPVTEETKKEYVRLYVNWRFLRGIEAQFLALQKGFNEVIPQHLLKAFDEKELELIICGLGKIDVNDWKSNTRLKHCTPDSNIVKWFWKAVESFDEERRARLLQFVTGSSRVPLQGFKALQGAAGPRLFTIHQIDANTNNLPKAHTCFNRIDIPPYETYDKLYEKLLTAIEETCGFAVE; translated from the exons ATGTCTAACCCTGGATCCCGCAGGAACGGGCCCGTCAAGCTACGACTTACCG TGCTGTGTGCAAAGAATCTGGTGAAGAAGGATTTTTTCA GACTCCCGGATCCCTTTGCCAAGGTGGTAGTGGACGGGTCGGGGCAATGTCACTCTACGGACACGGTGAAGAACACTTTGGACCCCAAGTGGAACCAACATTATGACCT ATATATCGGGAAGTCAGACTCAATCACCATCAGTGTATGGAACCACAAAAAGATCCACAAGAAGCAGGGTGCCGGCTTCCTGGGCTGCGTGCGGCTCCTATCTAATGCCATTAACCGGCTCAAAGATACGGGAT ATCAGCGGCTGGATTTATGCAAGCTTGGCCCTAATGACAATGACACCGTTCGGGGGCAGATAGTAG TCAGCCTCCAGTCCCGAGATCGGATCGGCACCGGTGGCCAAGTAGTGGACTGCAGTCGTCTGTTTGACAATGATTTACCTGATGG CTGGGAGGAAAGACGGACCGCCTCGGGGCGTATCCAGTACTTAAACCACATCACCCGGACCACCCAGTGGGAGCGCCCAACCCG GCCGGCATCGGAGTACTCCAGTCCTGGGAGGCCTCTGAGCTGTTTTGTAGATGAGAACACGCCAATCACAGGGACCAATGGAGCCACCAGTGGCCAGAGCTCTGACCCACGAATCACGGAAAGGAGAGTGCGGTCACAAAGACACAGGAATTATATGAGCAGAACACATTTACACACCCCGCCTGACCTACCTGAGGGATATG AGCAGAGGACCACGCAGCAGGGTCAGGTGTACTTCCTACACACACAGACAGGTGTCAGCACATGGCACGACCCCCGGGTGCCCAG GGATCTTAGCAACATCAACTGTGAGGAGTTGGGCCCCCTCCCGCCAGGCTGGGAGATCAGGAACACAGCCACGGGCCGAGTTTACTTCGTAGATCACAACAATCGCACCACACAATTCACTGACCCTCGGCTATCCGCCAATCTTCACCTCGTATTAAA CCGCCAGAACCAGCTAAAAgaccaacaacaacaacagcagcaacaacaacaacaacctcCGCCGCCGCCTCAGGTGGTATCCTTGTGTCAGCTTCCTGATGATGTGGACTGTCTGACCGTCCCGCGTTACAAGAGAGATCTGGTGCAGAAACTAAAGATCCTCAGACAAGAGCTGTCCCAGCAGCAACCTCAGGCCGGACATTGCCGCATCGAGGTGTCACGGGAAGAGATCTTTGAG GAGTCCTACAGGCAGGTGATGAAGATGAGGCCGAAAGACCTTTGGAAGAGACTTATGATCAAATTTCGAGGAGAGGAAGGCCTGGACTATGGTGGTGTGGCCAG AGAGTGGCTTTACCTGTTGTCTCATGAGATGCTGAATCCATACTATGGCCTCTTCCAGTATTCCCGGGATGACATCTACACACTACAGATCAATCCAGATTCTGCCGTTAATCCG GAACATCTCTCCTATTTCCACTTTGTGGGGCGAATTATGGGCATGGCAGTATTTCATGGGCACTACATTGATGGAGGCTTCACGTTACCATTTTATAAGCAGCTGCTTGGGAAACCCATCACATTAGATGACATGGAGTCTGTAGACCCTGACCTGCACAACAGCCTGGTCTGGATCCT agagaATGACATCACGGCAGTGTTGGATCACACATTCTGCGTAGAACACAGCGCCTACGGTGAACTCATTCAACATGAACTTAAACCCAACGGGAAGACCATCCCAGTGACCGAAGAAACCAAAAAGGAATACGTCAG ATTGTATGTGAACTGGCGGTTCCTGCGGGGGATCGAGGCGCAGTTCCTGGCTCTGCAGAAAGGATTTAATGAAGTTATCCCGCAGCACCTACTGAAGGCGTTTGATGAGAAGGAGCTGGAG CTGATCATATGTGGTCTGGGGAAGATCGACGTGAACGACTGGAAGTCCAACACCAGATTAAAACACTGCACACCGGACAGCAACATTGTGAAATGGTTCTGGAAGGCGGTGGAGTCGTTTGATGAGGAAAGGAGAGCGCGGCTGCTGCAGTTCGTCACCGGATCGTCTCGCGTCCCTCTGCAAGGCTTCAAAGCATTACAAG GTGCAGCCGGCCCTCGGCTCTTCACAATCCATCAGATCGATGCAAACACCAACAACCTGCCCAAGGCTCATACATG CTTCAACCGCATCGACATCCCGCCCTATGAGACCTACGATAAGCTCTACGAGAAGCTTCTCACAGCCATAGAAGAGACTTGCGGCTTCGCCGTGGAATGA